Sequence from the Notamacropus eugenii isolate mMacEug1 chromosome 6, mMacEug1.pri_v2, whole genome shotgun sequence genome:
ATCTCCTGATTTCCAATGTCTCTAGTGCACTTCCTTCCAAAATGACCttgtattaattttatatattgtatatatgtaagtatatgtgtgtattcagtTGATTTTCCCACTAGAAATCAGGTAGtccctgagggaagggactgtttcatttctgtctttgcaacCCTAGCTCATAGAAGTGTCTAGTattcagtaagcacttaaatatGTGTTGACCAAGTAATTGTCAGAGGGACTGCTCTGACCAAAGGGACTGCTCTGTCCAGAGTACCACATAATTTTTATTCAAATTCCTTTGCCaatatttcaaatttaatttttttttagctattaggaatattgaaatgaaaaatgaccAGGAAGGtggaaaacaattaaataatCACTTGAGTAAATATGTAAAAGGACAcaagatgaaaatagaaaaatatccaTAGGAAATATTACTGATATAAACTGTCAATAAGTAACAGAGTTCTATCCTTGTGGGCAAACTACCTGGTCACTCAatcatgaaattttattttcagtgcagTTGGCAGATAATCTAGTGACCCaatgataaaggaaaatatttttgataggAAACTATCTTGGGGAGGCAGTTTCCACCCTCCCTGCcagcccacacacacacacacacacacacacacacacacagtcataagacacacacacacacacacacacaccatcataACTAACACACACAAtgacttttcttttgtatttgcagTTCACAGGAATGGAAGAGGAAAACACATCTATTttgttttaggggaaaaaaatattaaagactaTTAACTGGCATCTTTTGTCCCAAAATTGCCTTCTTTCTACTTCACTCCTTACTGTATCTTTCCCAGTACTGCACAGCTCTCTGTGAACTCACATTTTTATCTAAAGCAATACAGGATAGCAATATCATTACATTAAGGGTAAGGGGACCAATTAGGACAGAGGGGAATAGAATTGGTGCAAGAATCCTAGAATGGTACAGTATAAAGAAGCAACTGGAGTTTGAAGATCTGAGTTAGAGTTCTAGCGCTGGCTTTCACTACCTCACAAAGGAGCTGGTCAGTTTCAATAGTAGGtacaaagcacttggcaaaccttgaAGTACCACATAAACAGTTATTAAAATTATCTGGGTAACAGTGGGGAAATCACCTAAActtttttggtctcagtttcctcattggtaaaataagggTGTTAGTCTAATAGCCTCTGACATCTCTTTCAGCCCTGCATCCAAAGAAATCTCTCACCACTCAGCAGAGATGCATCTAAACCTTCAGAAACTCCATTTTACCTTGCTCCCATCGTACCAACAACAAGCAACAAGTAGTACCCCGGTTCATAAGACGTGAGGATGAGAAGtgcgttctctctctctctctctctctctctctctctctctctctctctctctctctctctctctctctctctctctctctctctctctctctcatctctcatctctctcactatccactttctccctttcccctcctctctcgaagaaaaaaggaaagttacTGCGAAGGAGCCTTTCAGTCTGTGACTGTAAAGCTGTTCTGTGGCGTCACCTCTCTGTGATTCTCACCCCTCCCAGCACACTGTGGAAGTGTTCCCTAACTGGTGCTGGGAACGAGGTAGGGGAAGGAGTGTGCTCCATGTGATTGCCAACTGAGCTGAGCTGCAGTCTCTGCTGCAAGTTGTCCTCTTTCGGGCTCCTGCGGAAAGAGGATCACTAGGTACCTGGGTCATCGGGCAGAGTGTGGAACAATGCCAACGTCCTCTCTATGCCCTGGCCTTTCATTTCTCCCCCATTTGAGCCCTTTGTTAATTGATGTGCCTGTGACTATTGGCTGAAGTTCTCCCAGTGATTTGCATGAACGGAGAGGGAGTGTCTTCTGCTGCTTTCACATCAGTAGCTAAATGACTGCAGTTTCACTGGGAATGAACTGCCCAGGGAATGAGAGGCGCTCACGAACCCTAGGAGTCAGCTGGCTGCCAGTGAACAGGCAGCAGCCTCTGGATATGGGGCATTTCTACGGTCCCAGGAGCAGCACCAGTCGGAGGAACCTGCCGGTAAGTGAGAGGGTTCAGAAGCCCCAGCACTTGCGCAAGTTGCAGGGACCTCTACACAGGCATTTGCGGGTCCCACGGCTTTGCTTTTTCTGAGGCTTCCAGCTTGATCCAAACTTCGTGCGAGCgattgggggagaggagggagggggaaagagtttGAGAGAATGTCTTTACCACAAAGCAAAAGTCATGGACTGggattgggggagggaaaggggattgATTGATGTATGGAGGGTAATTTTGGAAGCAAAAGTATTGCATGATTGAGTCAGAAAAAGGAATGGGTGCAGTCCTTAAGCCTTTTTTAGATAGCACATTCAACAGTGGGAACAGCTTCTAGTCAATTGCAAATGACAAATTATTTTGCATAATCATTTTTCTGGGTTTAGTTTCAGTCCCCCAGGGGAGGAGGATTAGTGAGGGTTTGTGAGTGGGTGGGGAGAGCTACCCTTTTTTCAACTAGATTTGAGTTGCGTGTTGGAAATGAGAATCTCTCATCCTTCCTGCTTTAAGGGATTTGTGTGCTTCATGGCACGGCATGTTATTGGGGGCACCGGAGGCATGGGGatttaagtgggggaggggggagaagtcCCCGATCCACCTCTCaaaccttcctttccccttctcccttccttttggtgATGCGTTGTTGCACAATTGAGACCTTCTGTCCTGTGTGTGTTGCAATGGACACTTGACAGCACTGGCTGCTTCCTGGTTTATTTAGAGAATAAAGAGTTGGGGTGAGGAAAGTAGGCGACCAGGGGAGTGGAGCTGTAAAGATAAACTATCTCTGACGATGTCCTATAAAGCAAGCACCCTCCTCACCAGATTGAGCATGATGCTCTGCCTTCCTAAAGCATCCCTGGCTGAGTTATTTGGGGAGGAGGGTGGTCAAGAGAAAATAATGAGCTACATCCCTGCTGAGTTCTACAAGCCCTTGTCTCTAACTCCAATATGcttctctctgtctgcctgtgtGTCGTCTTCTCTATTGCTCTTCGCCTCCAgcatctgtttctgtttttcctcttcgTGGGACCTTTCAACTGCTTCGCAAGTTACAGTCGAGCAACGGAGCTTTTCTACAGCCTGAACGAGGGGCTACCGGCAGGAGTGCTCATCGGAAGCCTCGCTGAGGACCTGCAGCTGGTCCCCCAAGCAGCatcagcagaagcagcagtgacAGCAGGGAGTGAAAAAGATCAGCAATTGCATCAGCACCACCACCAGGGAGAGGAATGGGATCACCCTCTTTCCTTCAGTTTGGCGTCCCAGGGGCTGGGTGATCagtatgtgaccctagacaaccGTTCAGGGGAGCTGCACACTTCTGAGCACGAGATCGACCGGGAGGCACTGTGTCTtgaaggaggtgggggaggtggaggtgggggaggaggaaggaatggcATCTCAGTATCCTCTTCACCTTCCTCAGAATCTTGCGTCTTGCTCCTAGACGTTCTGGTCCTGCCTCAGGAGTACTTCAGATTTGTGAAAGTGAAAATTGCCATTCGAGACATCAATGACAAtgctcctcagtttcctgtttCCCAAATTGCTGTGTCGGTTCCTGAAAATGCACCTGTCAACACCCGATTAGCCATTGAACATCCAGCTTTGGACCCAGATGTGGGCATTAATGGGGTTCAGACCTATCGACTCTTGGACTATCATGGTGTCTTTACCTTGGATGTTGAGGAGAACGAGAATGGAGAGCGCACCCCATACTTAATTGTCATGGGGGCATTGGACAGGGAGACTCAAGACCAGTATGTAACCATCATCATAGCAGAAGATGGTGGCTCTCCACCTCTCATGGGCAGTGCCACTCTCACAATTGGCATCAGTGATATTAATGACAATTGTCCCCTTTTCACAGACTCACAGATCAATGTGACTGTGTATGGAAATGTTACAGTGGGCACCCCTGTAGCAGCTGTCCTGGCTGTGGATAGAGACTTAGGTGCCAATGCTCAGATCACCTACTCCTACAGCCAGAAGGTACCACAGGTATCAAAAGACTTGTTCTACCTGGATGAAATCACTGGAGTCATTAAACTCTTCAAAAAGATTGAGGGCAATGTTCTTCGACTACATAAGCTCACTATACTTGCCAATGGACCTGGCTGCATTCCAGCTGTAATCACTGTCCTGGTAACCGTCATCAAAGTAGTTTTTCGTCCACCTGAGATAGTTCCTCGTTATATTGCTAATGAAGTTGAAGGAGTTGTTTACCTAAAGGAGTTGGAACCCATCAATACCCCAGTTGCATTTTTTACTATCAGAGATCCAgaagataaatataaagtgaattgCCACCTGGATGGAGATGGACCATTTCGATTATCTCCCTATCAACCATACAATAATGAATACTTATTAGAAACTGCAAAATCTTTGGATTATGAGACACAGCAGCTCTATGAGATAACTGTGGTGGCCTGGAACTCAGAGGGATTTCATGTTAAGAAGGTGATTAAAATACAGATTCTAGATGACAATGACAATGCACCTGTTTTCACTCAACCACTGATAGAAGTatctattgaagaaaataatgcaccAAATGCCTTTCTGACAAAGTTGCATGCCATAGATGCTGACAGTGGAGAAAGAGGTCAAGTTTCTTATTTCCTTGGAGCTGATGCACCATCATATTTTTCATTAGACAAGATTACAGGGATTCTTACTGTGTCCACTCAGttggacagagaagaaaaagagaggtacAGGTACACAGTAAAAGCAGTTGACTCTGGGATACCACCTCAAGAGTCAATAGCTACAGTTGCCATCACGGTGTTGGACAAAAATGACAATAGCCCTAGGTTTATCAACAAGGATTTCAGCTTTTTTGTGCCAGAAAATTTCCCAGGGTTTGGTGAAATTGGAGTAATCAGTGTCACAGATGCAGATGCAGGACGGAATGGATGGGTTGCCCTTTCAGTGATGAATCAGAGTGACATTTTTGTCATAGACACTGGAAAAGGCATGTTGAGAGCAAAAGTCTCTCTGGATAGGGAGCAACAAAGTTCCTATATTTTGTGGGTTGAAGCTGTTGATGGAGGTGAACCTGCCCTCTCCTCTACAGCAAAAATAACAATTCTTCTTCTTGATATCAATGACAACCCTCCTCTTGTCCTGTTTCCTCAGTCAAATATGTCTTATCTATTGGTCCTACCTTCTACTCTACCTGGCTCACCAGTTACAGAAGTCTATGCTGTTGACAAAGACACTGGTATGAATGCAGTCATAGCTTATAGCATCATAGGAAGAAGAGGTCCTCGGCCTGAATCCTTTAAGATAGACCCCAAAACTGGTAACATTACTTTGGAAGAGACATTGATGCGGAATGATTATGGGCTTTATCGCTTGCTGGTTAAAGTGAGTGACCACGGTTATCCTGAGCCCCTCTACTCTACTGTCATGGTAAATCTATTTGTCAATGACACTGTTAGCAATGAGAGCTACATTGAGAGTCTATTGCGAAAAGAACCTGAGATCAGGATTGAGGAAAAAGAACCACAAATTTCAATGGAACCTACTCACCGAAAAGTGGAATCAGCCTCTTGTGTGCCCACTTTAGTCGCCCTGTCTGTGATAAGTTTGGGGTCCATCACATTAGTCACTGGGATGggaatatacatatgtctaaggaaggggaaaaagcatCACCAGGAAAATGACAATTTGGAAGTACAAATTCCACTGAAAGGAAAGCTTGACTTACACATGATAGAGAGGAAACCAATGGAGATTTCTAATATTTGATGTTTCCAAGGGAAAAAATACTAAGACAGATATTTGGCCTTGGAGAGGCCACAAGCATAATCATAAGTGTGCTGATTGGCAGTtccaatgaaggacaaataatttataaattatattatattgtaaatAACTGTTTACAAGttttataaaattcaaattcaggtcttatAAAATGTgtacagcattttttaaaatgaaaaattagtaTTAACAGTTAGTGTACTGCTGATAAACGGCTTTCCATCATTTGCAGCTTTCATACATCAACCAGGTCATTGAACAGAGTAAGGTAAGACATTACAGTTTGTCTAAGAAGTTATTTTAGCCACCAGAGGGCATCAGTTGCTCCCATGTAGGAAGATGTTTGAGATCTTATATATGACAGGTATTGTATATGAAAATAATGacaaagtatattttaaatacGTTGTTTTgaacataaaatatacataaatctAAAACAAAGGAAGATTTTATTCTACTTGTATGTATGAtaatgaaaggagaagaaatgcACTGGTAAAACAATGTTTATTACCTCACAAAAATAACATGTACAGTATGatagaaagaaaacattaacaaGAAGTGCAATTTCTTTTCAGCAAGGATAGAAAACATTGCCATGTAATGAAAATTTGAACTGCTGAATAGTGTTCTTTTCACTTCCTCCAAACTCCAATAGCTTTCTGTTTGTTCTACCATTTTGCTTGCcgtttttggggtgggggatgcGTTTACCCTTTCTTGCAGAAGATGTAAATGAAACAATTGTGCCCATGTCCAAACAGCCAGATGTAAAGGGATAGTTTGACCCTTAGTTGTCTCACAGCTgttgaaaaattatttctttgctCCCTCAACTTACTTGCTGTGCTTCTCATTTGAGTTGCAAATTCGATTTTACATGCTTTCTGCATTTCAACTgtcataggaaaaaatagaaatcactttaaaatattaGTAATCATAGAATCTGATTCACATGAAATTCTAGCTGTTATGACATTTCAAACGGGAGACTTGTTAATATCAtcgttgttgctgttgtttaggTTAACTGGCTACTTTTTCTGGCTTTTGTTCTTTGGCTTTGGTTTAGGGCCAAGAGCTGCCTTTTAAGCCTGGTGGCAGATTTCTGGGATAATTTATTCTTTACTACATCCTTTGCAATGCAAACAGCAGGTTCATCATCGATGAATCCTTTTCACCTCATTGTGcaagtggagaaaaaaattctttcttatgaGGGTTATGACAAATATATCTATGTAAACAAGGAAAATGTGTCAGCTTAAAAATGGGTCATTTTACTTTCCAGCATCTTATGTCTGATTGTACCAAAAGTGTTTATATGTCTgcaaattaaagctatatattttCATAACTTCTTTCTGTTGGTTACCCTTCTGACTATAAGATTCACTGAACTGCTTTCTGAAGGTATCTGTTAGCTCTGTCTTATTTAAATCTTAAGAAAGTGATATCCTAAAAGCAAATATGTTGAAGAATAGAGTTCACTTTAAAATAGTCAATCCTTACATGTGTGAAGATGTGTGCACATATCTGAAAGAGTTATATACACAA
This genomic interval carries:
- the PCDH20 gene encoding protocadherin-20, which encodes MTAVSLGMNCPGNERRSRTLGVSWLPVNRQQPLDMGHFYGPRSSTSRRNLPHLFLFFLFVGPFNCFASYSRATELFYSLNEGLPAGVLIGSLAEDLQLVPQAASAEAAVTAGSEKDQQLHQHHHQGEEWDHPLSFSLASQGLGDQYVTLDNRSGELHTSEHEIDREALCLEGGGGGGGGGGGRNGISVSSSPSSESCVLLLDVLVLPQEYFRFVKVKIAIRDINDNAPQFPVSQIAVSVPENAPVNTRLAIEHPALDPDVGINGVQTYRLLDYHGVFTLDVEENENGERTPYLIVMGALDRETQDQYVTIIIAEDGGSPPLMGSATLTIGISDINDNCPLFTDSQINVTVYGNVTVGTPVAAVLAVDRDLGANAQITYSYSQKVPQVSKDLFYLDEITGVIKLFKKIEGNVLRLHKLTILANGPGCIPAVITVLVTVIKVVFRPPEIVPRYIANEVEGVVYLKELEPINTPVAFFTIRDPEDKYKVNCHLDGDGPFRLSPYQPYNNEYLLETAKSLDYETQQLYEITVVAWNSEGFHVKKVIKIQILDDNDNAPVFTQPLIEVSIEENNAPNAFLTKLHAIDADSGERGQVSYFLGADAPSYFSLDKITGILTVSTQLDREEKERYRYTVKAVDSGIPPQESIATVAITVLDKNDNSPRFINKDFSFFVPENFPGFGEIGVISVTDADAGRNGWVALSVMNQSDIFVIDTGKGMLRAKVSLDREQQSSYILWVEAVDGGEPALSSTAKITILLLDINDNPPLVLFPQSNMSYLLVLPSTLPGSPVTEVYAVDKDTGMNAVIAYSIIGRRGPRPESFKIDPKTGNITLEETLMRNDYGLYRLLVKVSDHGYPEPLYSTVMVNLFVNDTVSNESYIESLLRKEPEIRIEEKEPQISMEPTHRKVESASCVPTLVALSVISLGSITLVTGMGIYICLRKGKKHHQENDNLEVQIPLKGKLDLHMIERKPMEISNI